From the genome of Deltaproteobacteria bacterium:
GTCTTTCTTCAATTCTTGAAATCATAGGATCCCTATCAAGGGCCGGACCGAGAGTACCAAAGCCATATTCGTACAAGGTATGACATCTAAAACACCCTTTATCTGCCATTAAGGCTGGAGCAGTTGTAAATTCATTCAAAAGGTATGGGTGTGCTTTGTTTTTGTCGTAAATGACCTTGAATACCGAACTTCGTCCAACTGAGTCCGGCATAAGGGGGACGAAATATAGCCCATCCGGTCCTAATCCGACGCCGACGACAATTTGCAACCCGCTACCAATATACTTTAAAAAATGTTTAGGAACACTTAACATCCTGCTTTCATTGAGGCTGTAATCAAGCATTATAATGCTTTTCCCTCCGTCCAAATCAGGACCGGCTTTACCCGTAGTACCGCTAAGCGCTACGTAGAATTTCCCCTTAAATTTTTCGGGGAATATATCCAGGTTTTCTTTATAGTAATCCATTTGTACCGGACCAACGGCAGGCGCAAAGACAGCAGCAGAATTAATCCCTATGCTCCAATCAGTGCCATCCCAAAGGTAGTTTTCGCCTTCTTGGACTTCAAGGAATTTGTCCGCGTCCTTACCGTTTTCCACTACAAAGACTCTGTCTTTCAAAACTTTTAATCCGAACGGATTTCTAAAACCATAAGCCCATACATAATTTCTGGCCTTCTTGATATCGTTATCAACATAAAAAGGGTTGTCCGGAAGAGGCTTTCCATCGAGCGTCATGCGAAGCACCTTTCCAAGAGTAGAATCAATACTTTGACTCTTGATATTGTCATATCCATTGCCTACGCTGACATAAAGTAAATCGTCGTAAATTTGACAACCCCCAATCTGGTGAGACGGACTCGATTGATCTCTGGAGAAAACTTCTGTAAAACTTAGCATGGAAGCTGGCTTGAGAGAAAATATCCCGGGCTTGGATTGAAACCTGACTATATTATTCCGCAGTATGTTATTTGCATCCTGATAGGCAAAAGTGACGAATACGTAACCGCTTGCCGGATCGAGACATATACCGGCCAAGCCTAGCTCGCCCGCTAATGCAGGCAGTTCCTCAGAAGGCTTTAACTTGAAGAAATCCTCAGAGAAAGTATAAATAGTCCGGTCGTTTGTAACTACCTTCACTCTCCCCCTGAGTTCAGTCACGAAATATAGCGGATCCTTGGGTTTTTTGCCGGGGTTCGGGATAAAGGCAATGGCTGAAGGCAAGTGGTAACCCTCAGTGTCTATGCTGATCGAAAAGTTGTTTTCAACCGCCCAATCACTTTTCCAATCATTTGAGTCCTGAGCGAATGTGACGGAAAAGCTGAAAAGGAAGATCAAAAAAAATAATTTGAGGCTCCCAAATAATATAGAGGTATAACTGATTATTCGCACATTAAATTTCTATTAAGTAAATTTACGTTAAGGAAATGAATTACAGTTCTA
Proteins encoded in this window:
- a CDS encoding PQQ-dependent sugar dehydrogenase is translated as MPSAIAFIPNPGKKPKDPLYFVTELRGRVKVVTNDRTIYTFSEDFFKLKPSEELPALAGELGLAGICLDPASGYVFVTFAYQDANNILRNNIVRFQSKPGIFSLKPASMLSFTEVFSRDQSSPSHQIGGCQIYDDLLYVSVGNGYDNIKSQSIDSTLGKVLRMTLDGKPLPDNPFYVDNDIKKARNYVWAYGFRNPFGLKVLKDRVFVVENGKDADKFLEVQEGENYLWDGTDWSIGINSAAVFAPAVGPVQMDYYKENLDIFPEKFKGKFYVALSGTTGKAGPDLDGGKSIIMLDYSLNESRMLSVPKHFLKYIGSGLQIVVGVGLGPDGLYFVPLMPDSVGRSSVFKVIYDKNKAHPYLLNEFTTAPALMADKGCFRCHTLYEYGFGTLGPALDRDPMISRIEERLDSQEYAESVKKLDLLEEEPYLNFREARKEVLEKKGIDKVRIWIKYHLLEPKFDNPRSQMPNLGLSEHEAVLITDHLVPEESLRVKIRRLLRQLIPRLTYKYMLYSFIVGFVFSFLLISLLLAVTYRFYRKRR